A single region of the Pontibacter kalidii genome encodes:
- a CDS encoding DUF429 domain-containing protein, protein MEDNHLGVDYGSKLAGTTTAAMVQQGELHVWQSDKGKDADVWLQDLVVRLKPGVVYIDAPLTLPKVYSMEAYAPDSDFFYRQADRDVQAMSPMFLGGLTARAIRLRTQLAASGIAMLETYPAEAVRLLLPQLQGYKKDPAALPAYAEMLQGLLKYKLQQPPHNWHQLDAILAWTSGYRHNTGESILYGDAREGRIIV, encoded by the coding sequence ATGGAGGACAACCATCTGGGGGTAGACTATGGCTCCAAACTAGCCGGCACTACCACTGCGGCGATGGTGCAGCAGGGCGAGCTGCACGTATGGCAGAGCGATAAGGGGAAAGATGCCGATGTATGGCTGCAGGACCTGGTTGTCCGGCTGAAGCCAGGGGTAGTGTACATAGATGCGCCGCTCACGCTCCCGAAAGTCTACAGCATGGAGGCATATGCGCCCGACTCCGATTTTTTTTACCGGCAGGCCGACCGCGACGTGCAGGCCATGTCGCCGATGTTTCTTGGCGGTCTTACGGCCCGGGCAATCAGGCTCAGAACACAACTCGCCGCAAGCGGGATTGCCATGCTGGAGACCTACCCGGCGGAGGCGGTAAGGCTGTTGCTCCCGCAGCTGCAGGGCTATAAAAAAGACCCCGCCGCCCTTCCGGCCTATGCGGAAATGCTGCAGGGCCTGCTGAAGTATAAGTTACAGCAGCCTCCCCATAACTGGCATCAACTGGACGCCATACTTGCCTGGACCTCAGGCTACAGACATAATACAGGAGAATCTATACTTTATGGGGATGCAAGAGAGGGACGCATTATCGTATAG